One window of Acidimicrobiales bacterium genomic DNA carries:
- a CDS encoding Na+/H+ antiporter subunit E: MSATSLLRRVLNSVVLLAVWVALWGEPSVGNLLSGIAAIVVVNLVFPTGPDVVAAEDEGTPRLVAAVKFLGIFGWALLVANVQVVVAVLRPRLRIAEGIVAVPLVSRSPIIATMVANAISLTPGTLTVEIGGGGANRPGGAAGRATPGVPSGAEPPVVLYVHALDLADADAVRADGRRFEELAVAAFGSATDRARIEESAS, translated from the coding sequence ATGAGCGCTACGTCGTTGCTCCGGCGGGTGCTCAACTCGGTCGTCCTGTTGGCCGTCTGGGTGGCCCTCTGGGGCGAGCCGAGCGTCGGCAACCTCCTCAGCGGCATCGCCGCCATCGTCGTCGTCAACCTGGTCTTCCCCACCGGCCCCGACGTGGTCGCCGCCGAGGACGAGGGCACCCCGCGCCTCGTGGCGGCGGTGAAGTTCCTCGGCATCTTCGGGTGGGCGCTCCTGGTCGCCAACGTGCAGGTGGTGGTGGCCGTCCTGCGGCCGCGTCTGCGCATCGCGGAGGGCATCGTGGCGGTCCCCCTGGTGAGCCGGTCGCCCATCATCGCCACCATGGTCGCCAACGCGATCAGCCTCACCCCCGGCACCCTCACCGTCGAGATCGGCGGCGGCGGCGCGAACCGCCCCGGAGGCGCCGCCGGGCGGGCCACCCCCGGCGTCCCCTCGGGGGCCGAGCCGCCGGTCGTGCTGTACGTGCACGCCCTCGACCTGGCCGACGCCGACGCGGTGCGGGCCGACGGGCGGCGCTTCGAGGAGCTGGCCGTCGCCGCGTTCGGGAGCGCCACCGACCGGGCCCGGATCGAGGAGAGCGCTTCGTGA
- a CDS encoding pilus assembly protein, with translation MALPLVVLVLVLVLQVGLVARDQLLVVHAAREAVRGAAVAESAGDRAGAAVRAAHAAGGLPGTAVTTELLDGGRRVRATVRHTVRTDLPLVGALLPDVDLEASAVMRVEHPER, from the coding sequence ATGGCCCTCCCCCTCGTCGTCCTGGTGCTCGTGCTGGTCCTCCAGGTCGGCCTCGTGGCTCGCGACCAGCTCCTCGTCGTCCATGCCGCGCGGGAGGCCGTACGCGGGGCGGCGGTGGCCGAGTCGGCGGGCGACCGCGCCGGCGCGGCCGTGCGGGCGGCGCACGCCGCGGGCGGCCTCCCCGGGACGGCCGTCACCACCGAGCTCCTCGACGGAGGGCGGAGGGTGCGGGCCACGGTGCGCCACACCGTGCGCACCGACCTCCCGCTCGTCGGGGCGTTGCTCCCCGATGTCGACCTCGAGGCCTCGGCGGTGATGCGCGTCGAGCATCCGGAGCGCTGA
- a CDS encoding ATP-binding protein — protein sequence MREVRLEIPARADYLSLARQVVAAAAAVEPRFRTERIDDLRVAVSEATTNAVEAHADLESDERIVITCDLDEERIRVEVVDRGGGFDPEGVPVVPDAEDPARLGFEHGLGLPIMRELADESEIVASPEGTSVRLVVYRSAAAAERGAGDADAASSAPAVEGPGASG from the coding sequence GTGCGCGAGGTCCGACTCGAGATCCCGGCCCGCGCCGACTACCTCTCGTTGGCCCGCCAGGTCGTGGCCGCGGCGGCCGCCGTCGAGCCCCGCTTCCGCACCGAGCGCATCGACGACCTCCGGGTGGCCGTCTCCGAGGCGACCACCAACGCCGTCGAGGCGCACGCCGATCTCGAGAGCGACGAGAGGATCGTGATCACCTGCGATCTCGACGAGGAGCGGATCCGGGTCGAGGTGGTCGACCGGGGTGGGGGCTTCGACCCCGAGGGCGTCCCGGTGGTCCCCGACGCCGAGGACCCCGCCCGTCTGGGGTTCGAGCACGGTCTCGGCCTGCCCATCATGCGAGAGCTCGCCGACGAGTCCGAGATCGTCGCCTCGCCCGAGGGGACGTCGGTGCGCCTGGTCGTCTACCGCTCCGCGGCCGCTGCCGAGCGCGGAGCGGGCGACGCCGACGCTGCGTCGAGCGCCCCCGCCGTCGAGGGCCCCGGAGCATCTGGCTAG
- a CDS encoding STAS domain-containing protein, with translation MLFDVTVTPAATDPSVTVVAVVGELDVATAPRLRQELIGLASHGSRRLVIDLAGVDFLDSTGVGVLLGAVRRARDGDGRIALANAEPQVARVFEVTRLVDILPLHASVDEATQALAGG, from the coding sequence GTGTTGTTCGACGTCACCGTGACGCCCGCCGCCACCGACCCGAGCGTGACCGTCGTCGCCGTCGTCGGCGAGCTCGACGTGGCCACGGCTCCCCGGCTCCGCCAGGAGCTGATCGGCCTGGCGTCGCACGGCAGCCGTCGCCTGGTCATCGACCTGGCCGGGGTGGACTTCCTCGACTCGACGGGCGTCGGCGTCCTGCTCGGTGCGGTGCGGCGGGCCCGTGACGGCGACGGGCGGATCGCCCTGGCCAACGCCGAGCCCCAGGTGGCGCGGGTCTTCGAGGTGACGCGTCTGGTGGACATTCTTCCCCTGCACGCCTCCGTCGACGAGGCGACGCAGGCGCTGGCGGGGGGCTGA
- a CDS encoding Na(+)/H(+) antiporter subunit C — translation MTVLVAALVAVLYGTGVYLVLQRTLTRVILGLALISHGCNLLLLAAGGGSGAAAFIGRVSGDEVVVDPLPQALILTAIVITFGLTVFLLALAYRSFQLTRDDEVEDDLEDRRIAKLSEDRLQERVEP, via the coding sequence GTGACCGTCCTCGTCGCCGCGCTCGTGGCCGTCCTGTACGGCACCGGCGTCTACCTCGTGCTGCAACGCACGCTGACACGCGTGATCCTCGGGCTGGCGCTGATCAGCCATGGCTGCAACCTGTTGCTGCTCGCCGCCGGCGGGGGTTCGGGGGCGGCGGCGTTCATCGGCCGGGTGTCGGGCGACGAGGTCGTGGTCGACCCTCTCCCTCAGGCGCTCATCCTGACCGCCATCGTCATCACCTTCGGCCTCACCGTCTTCCTCCTGGCGCTGGCCTACCGCAGCTTCCAGCTGACCAGGGACGACGAGGTCGAGGACGACCTCGAGGACCGCCGCATCGCCAAGCTGTCCGAGGACCGGCTGCAGGAGCGGGTCGAGCCATGA
- a CDS encoding type II secretion system F family protein produces MSVSAWAVAVATAGAVLALVVGGDARLRRPPSRRLVEPAAPGAGRCSERTLSAPVVSATAAVRRLGRAARRLARRRGDPAADLRVGAALVGGASTAVVLGPWFGCVVAVGVATVLLVVERRAPARRDEDVRDVLPDVVDLFRLAAGAGLSVHQSVAVVTPAVPDPVGEALREVGRQVGLGVRLGDALSALDVLGDAARPLASALTGAARYGAPLAVALDRVAVDARLLRRRRAEERARRLPVQLLFPLVMCVLPAFVLLAVVPLLAGSFPSVVPAP; encoded by the coding sequence GTGAGCGTGTCGGCGTGGGCGGTGGCGGTGGCGACCGCCGGCGCCGTCCTCGCTCTCGTGGTGGGCGGCGACGCCCGGCTTCGGCGCCCACCGTCGCGACGACTGGTCGAACCCGCCGCCCCGGGCGCGGGGCGCTGCTCCGAGCGGACCCTCAGCGCGCCCGTGGTGTCGGCCACCGCCGCCGTGCGGCGTCTGGGTCGGGCCGCCCGTCGTCTCGCACGACGCCGAGGCGACCCCGCCGCCGATCTGCGGGTGGGTGCCGCCCTCGTCGGCGGAGCGAGCACCGCGGTGGTGCTCGGACCCTGGTTCGGGTGCGTGGTGGCCGTGGGCGTGGCCACGGTCCTCCTGGTGGTCGAGCGCCGTGCCCCGGCCCGTCGCGACGAGGACGTGCGCGACGTGCTGCCCGATGTGGTCGACCTGTTCCGCCTCGCCGCCGGCGCCGGCTTGTCGGTGCACCAGAGCGTCGCCGTGGTCACCCCCGCCGTCCCCGATCCGGTGGGCGAGGCGCTCCGCGAGGTGGGTCGGCAGGTCGGGCTCGGCGTCCGACTCGGCGACGCTCTGTCCGCGTTGGACGTCCTCGGTGACGCGGCACGACCCCTCGCGTCGGCTCTGACCGGTGCGGCACGCTACGGCGCGCCCCTCGCAGTGGCCCTCGATCGGGTGGCGGTCGACGCTCGCCTCCTGCGCCGCCGTCGGGCCGAGGAGCGGGCCCGCCGGCTCCCGGTGCAGTTGCTCTTCCCGCTGGTGATGTGCGTGCTCCCGGCATTCGTCCTCCTCGCGGTCGTCCCGCTCCTCGCCGGCTCCTTCCCGTCGGTCGTCCCGGCGCCCTGA
- a CDS encoding type II secretion system F family protein translates to MSAGIVVAVAVAALFATASSTPAAATAWRARRRAATLPASSGVRGPAVVHRPPGVGVVERLGQVVRRHDPRVARRADQAVPALLEAVSRELRAGSSLRAAVGSAAADLDRRRPGVDPGATAVVVALERGAPFATAVAAWVDALPTASRQLAGTALTVAADTGGVSGPVVDGVADTLRDRIAVEREVAALSTQARASAAVLVVAPVVVAFGAASADERIAGFLVGSPLGWACIVGGLVLDLVGGAWMYFAVRRAT, encoded by the coding sequence GTGAGCGCGGGGATCGTGGTCGCGGTGGCCGTCGCCGCGCTGTTCGCGACGGCGTCGTCCACCCCGGCGGCCGCCACGGCCTGGCGGGCTCGACGGCGAGCCGCCACCCTGCCGGCGTCGTCGGGCGTGCGGGGACCCGCCGTCGTCCACCGGCCTCCGGGGGTCGGCGTGGTGGAGCGCCTCGGTCAGGTGGTGCGGCGCCACGACCCCCGCGTCGCCCGCCGCGCCGACCAGGCCGTCCCCGCGCTCCTCGAGGCGGTGTCGCGCGAGCTGCGTGCCGGCTCCTCGCTGCGAGCCGCCGTCGGTTCGGCCGCCGCCGACCTCGACCGCCGAAGGCCGGGCGTAGATCCGGGGGCCACGGCGGTGGTCGTCGCGTTGGAGCGCGGCGCGCCGTTCGCGACGGCCGTGGCTGCCTGGGTCGACGCGCTCCCGACCGCGTCGCGTCAGTTGGCCGGGACGGCCCTCACCGTCGCCGCGGACACCGGAGGCGTGAGCGGCCCGGTCGTCGACGGGGTGGCCGACACCCTGCGGGACCGGATCGCCGTCGAACGCGAGGTCGCGGCGCTCTCGACGCAGGCCCGGGCGTCGGCGGCGGTGCTCGTGGTGGCGCCGGTGGTCGTGGCGTTCGGCGCGGCGTCGGCGGACGAGCGCATCGCCGGCTTCCTGGTCGGGTCTCCGCTCGGCTGGGCCTGCATCGTCGGGGGTCTCGTCCTCGACCTCGTCGGCGGGGCGTGGATGTACTTCGCCGTGAGGCGGGCGACGTGA
- a CDS encoding DEAD/DEAH box helicase, whose product MALPADPGPDGFLASFVDDPRLVHVERLPARPARTAELSRPLPAEVRDALGIDHFWSHQAEAIDLARDGRSVAVATSTASGKSLCFQAPIAEAVSQGLRSGTALLLFPTKALAHDQLRSVTDMAVPRLTAAAYDGDCSPEERAWARAHANVVLTNPEMLHVGLLPHHARWATFFMRLRYVVVDELHTLRGIFGSHVAHLLRRLRRICAHYGSTPTFVFTSATIGDPGRLASELCGLPVTEVTDDGSPTGERLFVLWNPAADQEHHGRSVSATRDTAELMSGLVADGRRTIAFCRSRKATELVAADVRRRVRADLADGIRPYRGGYLASERRDIEKRLFSGRLRGVVATTALELGIDVGGLDACVLNGFPGTVASMWQQAGRAGRDTRSSIAALVAGDDQLDQWFVHHPTELFTRPPEPAVVNPANPHVLLPHLACAAYELPLTPADEVWWPGLLDDGVRDLVLDDTLRLRPPHHRRGPAAVWARRGWPSRGVGLRSAGGDEFRIATADGTLVGTVDGGRALRVAHPGAVYLHQGRAWRVTDLDLDDRVALVEPSDGSEYTQPRTTTDIAVLGRERSRSIGDVELTLGPVRVSSQVVGYRRIDAFTGEQLGVHDLDLPPGELVTRAFAYVVPDRVTAEAGLTAATLPGALHALEHAAIGILPLFAICDRWDVGGVSTPHLPETGAATIVVYDGYPGGAGVAELGYDAGDRHLHATLEVIERCDCLDGCPSCVQSPKCGNGNEPLDKAGAAALLRRILGTEGS is encoded by the coding sequence ATGGCGCTCCCCGCCGACCCCGGCCCGGACGGGTTCCTCGCGTCGTTCGTCGACGACCCCCGCCTCGTGCACGTCGAACGCCTGCCGGCCCGACCCGCCCGCACCGCCGAGCTGTCCCGCCCCCTCCCCGCCGAGGTGCGCGACGCGCTCGGGATCGACCACTTCTGGAGCCACCAGGCCGAGGCGATCGACCTCGCCCGGGACGGCCGCTCGGTCGCCGTCGCCACGTCGACGGCGTCGGGCAAGTCGCTGTGCTTCCAGGCTCCCATCGCCGAAGCGGTGAGCCAGGGGCTGCGGTCGGGCACCGCCCTCCTGCTCTTCCCCACCAAGGCGCTGGCCCACGACCAACTGCGTTCGGTCACCGACATGGCGGTGCCCCGCCTCACCGCCGCCGCCTACGACGGGGACTGCAGCCCCGAGGAGCGAGCGTGGGCTCGCGCCCACGCCAACGTGGTGCTCACCAACCCCGAGATGCTCCACGTCGGGCTCCTGCCCCACCACGCCCGCTGGGCCACCTTCTTCATGCGGCTGCGCTACGTCGTGGTCGACGAGCTCCACACCCTCCGGGGGATCTTCGGGTCCCACGTCGCCCACCTCCTGCGGCGGCTGCGGCGCATCTGCGCCCACTACGGGTCGACGCCGACCTTCGTCTTCACGTCGGCCACCATCGGCGACCCCGGCCGGTTGGCGTCGGAACTGTGCGGTCTCCCGGTGACCGAGGTGACCGACGACGGCTCCCCCACCGGAGAACGGCTCTTCGTCCTCTGGAACCCTGCAGCCGACCAGGAACACCACGGTCGCTCCGTCTCGGCGACCCGAGACACCGCCGAGCTCATGAGCGGCCTCGTCGCCGACGGGCGTCGCACCATCGCGTTCTGCCGCAGCCGCAAGGCCACCGAGCTGGTGGCAGCCGACGTCCGGCGGCGGGTGCGCGCCGACCTGGCCGACGGCATCCGTCCGTACCGGGGCGGCTACCTCGCCAGCGAGCGTCGCGACATCGAGAAGCGGCTCTTCAGCGGCCGGCTGCGCGGCGTGGTGGCCACCACCGCCCTCGAGCTCGGGATCGACGTCGGGGGGCTCGACGCCTGCGTGCTCAACGGGTTCCCGGGCACCGTGGCATCGATGTGGCAGCAGGCCGGACGGGCCGGACGCGACACGCGCTCCTCGATCGCCGCCCTCGTGGCCGGCGACGACCAGCTCGACCAGTGGTTCGTGCACCACCCCACCGAGCTCTTCACCCGGCCACCCGAGCCGGCGGTGGTCAACCCCGCCAACCCCCACGTCCTCTTGCCCCACCTGGCCTGCGCCGCCTACGAGCTCCCGCTCACACCGGCCGACGAGGTCTGGTGGCCGGGCCTGCTCGACGACGGGGTGCGCGACCTGGTCCTCGACGACACGCTGCGGCTCCGACCACCGCACCACCGACGTGGTCCCGCCGCCGTCTGGGCCCGGCGGGGCTGGCCCTCGAGGGGCGTGGGCCTACGCAGCGCCGGCGGCGACGAGTTCCGCATCGCCACCGCCGACGGCACGCTCGTGGGCACCGTCGACGGCGGACGGGCGCTGCGGGTCGCCCATCCGGGGGCCGTCTACCTGCACCAGGGCCGGGCGTGGCGGGTGACCGACCTCGACCTCGACGACCGGGTGGCGCTCGTCGAGCCGTCCGACGGGAGCGAGTACACCCAGCCCCGCACGACCACCGACATCGCCGTGCTCGGACGCGAGCGCAGCCGGTCCATCGGCGACGTCGAGCTGACCCTCGGCCCTGTCAGGGTGAGCTCGCAGGTCGTCGGCTACCGCCGCATCGACGCCTTCACGGGCGAGCAGCTCGGCGTGCACGACCTCGACCTCCCCCCCGGCGAGCTGGTCACCCGGGCGTTCGCCTACGTCGTCCCCGACCGGGTGACGGCCGAAGCGGGGCTCACGGCCGCCACCCTTCCCGGCGCCCTCCACGCCCTCGAGCACGCCGCCATCGGCATCCTCCCCCTGTTCGCCATCTGCGACCGGTGGGACGTGGGTGGGGTGTCCACCCCGCACCTCCCCGAGACGGGGGCGGCCACGATCGTCGTCTACGACGGCTACCCCGGCGGCGCCGGCGTCGCCGAACTCGGCTACGACGCCGGTGACCGACACCTCCACGCCACCCTCGAGGTCATCGAGCGGTGCGACTGCCTCGACGGGTGCCCGTCGTGCGTCCAGTCGCCGAAGTGCGGCAACGGCAACGAGCCACTGGACAAGGCGGGGGCAGCCGCGCTGCTGCGCCGGATCCTCGGGACGGAAGGGTCGTAG
- a CDS encoding monovalent cation/H+ antiporter complex subunit F, with translation MTVVAAVAYLLISAGAVLTVLRLVQGPSLADRIVATDLLLVLLTCGTGVYAYDTGDGIYLIVMVIVGVLGFLGTVTVARFIEKRGA, from the coding sequence GTGACCGTCGTGGCCGCCGTCGCCTACCTCCTCATCTCCGCCGGGGCGGTCCTCACCGTGCTGCGTCTCGTCCAGGGCCCGTCGCTGGCCGACCGCATCGTCGCCACCGACCTCCTCCTCGTGCTGCTCACCTGCGGCACCGGGGTGTACGCGTACGACACCGGTGACGGCATCTACCTCATCGTCATGGTCATCGTCGGCGTCCTCGGCTTCCTGGGGACCGTGACGGTCGCCCGGTTCATCGAGAAGCGAGGGGCGTGA
- a CDS encoding Na+/H+ antiporter subunit D: MRFLLPAAIAVPLLFAALAVVFTRSRPLQRACSVAGVGLALAISIALLVIVERDGIQSVTLGGWSAPFGISLVADLLSCLVLVVGLATMLAVLVFAVGQRGADDQSAFHPTYLVLTAGVALSFLTGDLFNLYVAFEIMLTSSYVLITLGGRRAQVRHGMTYVVVNLVASLLFLTAIGLVYAATGTVNMADLSLRIPELPDGIRTALGLLLLVVFGVKAAMFPLFNWLPDSYPTAWSPVTAVFAGLLTKVGVYCLIRTQTLLFPESGPSLLILVFAGLTMVVGVLGAIAQDDMKRILSFHIVSQIGYMLLGLGLFTVAGLAGAVLFLLHQIPVKTSLFLTSGLVEEGAGSTALSRVGGLLRRAPLTAALFGLAALSLAGIPPFSGFVGKLSLIEAGFGVEEYAIAGVALAVSLFTLFSMVKIWNGVFWGQPEDPTLRMGDGTTRLRTPAIMNGATIALVGLTLAIAVFAGPLYDLCQRAAEDLLDPSAYVSAVLGR; this comes from the coding sequence ATGAGGTTCCTGCTCCCCGCGGCGATCGCCGTGCCGCTGCTCTTCGCGGCCCTTGCCGTGGTGTTCACCCGCTCGCGGCCCCTCCAGCGGGCGTGCAGCGTCGCCGGGGTCGGCCTCGCGCTCGCCATCTCGATCGCCTTGCTCGTCATCGTCGAGCGAGACGGGATCCAGTCGGTGACGTTGGGGGGCTGGTCGGCTCCGTTCGGGATCAGCCTCGTGGCCGATCTGCTGTCGTGTCTCGTCCTCGTGGTCGGACTCGCCACGATGCTGGCCGTGCTGGTGTTCGCCGTCGGCCAGCGCGGCGCCGACGACCAGTCGGCGTTCCATCCCACCTACCTCGTCCTCACCGCGGGCGTGGCCCTCAGCTTCCTGACCGGCGACCTGTTCAACCTGTACGTGGCCTTCGAGATCATGTTGACGTCCAGCTACGTGCTCATCACCCTCGGTGGCCGTCGGGCCCAGGTCCGCCACGGCATGACCTACGTGGTCGTGAACCTCGTGGCCTCGCTGCTCTTCCTCACGGCCATCGGGCTCGTCTACGCGGCCACCGGCACCGTCAACATGGCCGATCTCTCGCTCCGGATCCCCGAGCTCCCCGATGGGATCCGCACGGCGTTGGGGTTGCTCCTCCTCGTCGTCTTCGGCGTGAAGGCGGCGATGTTCCCGCTCTTCAACTGGCTGCCCGACTCCTACCCGACGGCCTGGTCGCCGGTCACCGCGGTCTTCGCCGGGCTGTTGACCAAGGTCGGCGTCTACTGCCTCATCCGCACCCAGACCCTGCTCTTCCCCGAGTCGGGCCCGTCGCTGCTGATCCTCGTGTTCGCCGGGCTGACCATGGTCGTCGGCGTGCTCGGTGCCATCGCCCAGGACGACATGAAGCGGATCCTGTCCTTCCACATCGTCAGCCAGATCGGCTACATGCTGCTCGGGCTCGGCTTGTTCACGGTGGCCGGGCTCGCCGGGGCGGTCCTGTTCCTCCTCCACCAGATCCCGGTGAAGACCAGCCTCTTCCTCACCAGCGGGCTGGTGGAGGAGGGCGCCGGTTCCACCGCGCTCAGCCGGGTGGGAGGACTCCTCCGCCGTGCCCCCCTGACCGCCGCCCTCTTCGGGCTCGCCGCCCTCAGCCTCGCCGGCATCCCCCCGTTCTCCGGATTCGTCGGGAAGCTCTCGCTGATCGAGGCCGGGTTCGGTGTCGAGGAGTACGCGATCGCCGGGGTGGCGCTGGCGGTGAGCCTCTTCACGCTCTTCTCGATGGTCAAGATCTGGAACGGGGTGTTCTGGGGCCAGCCCGAGGACCCCACCCTGCGGATGGGCGACGGCACCACCCGGCTGCGCACCCCCGCGATCATGAACGGGGCCACGATCGCCCTCGTGGGCCTCACCCTGGCCATCGCGGTGTTCGCCGGACCCCTCTACGACCTGTGCCAGCGGGCCGCCGAGGACCTCCTCGACCCGTCGGCCTACGTCTCGGCGGTGCTCGGCCGATGA
- a CDS encoding DUF4040 domain-containing protein, which translates to MAPLATVAYAVAAGVWIGDDGAWTESFSWVPALGLEMDFRLDGFGVLMLMVIGVVGVAVFAYSAGYFHGTTRTTRTATSLLAFAGAMVGLVVSDNVLLLFLFWELTSVTSFLLIGTKDEELGSRSAAQHALLVTGGGGLAMLGGLVLVAQSAGSYDLSAWVASPPSGTTVTVGVGLILVGALTKSAQVPFHSWLPGAMAAPTPISAFLHSATMVKAGVFLVARLAPAFADLGVWRWMVLGAGAGSLLLGGYRALRQHDLKLVLAYGTISQLGLLMILFGAGTEETTLAGCVLLVAHAAFKASLFLTVGVVDHQTHTRDLRVLDGLGRRWPVVAGAAALAAASMAGLPPLLGFISKELALKGLLEDAAPAGAVLLVVLVVGSTFTVAYSARFVWGAFGPAEGDGVHADDAPREVTGADAPHPSKAFAAAPVVLGVLGLVLGLVPALLNGLVGAAVRALGFPEADVSIHLWAGVNAALGLSVLIIGLGAVLFIARRTVERGQASVPPLPSAFGAYEHVIRGVLRGAERLTGVTQSGSLPVYLGVILLTAVALPVLPMLSAGGPDEWPALVDSPLQLVLGFVMVVAALAATVTRRRFVAVLLLGAVGYAMVGMFLVQGAPDLALTQVLIETLGIAAFVLVLRHLPEGFPRTMTPGRRLVPAVIGVIVAAFVFVFLITTGALRDTTLTPDRAAEDVAAGTASVSEEFLVRSEPEAHGLNVVNVIIVDFRGFDTMGEITVLVVASLGVIGLVRAGRRRFAQDDGDHAADEVARVPTATATEEAR; encoded by the coding sequence GTGGCCCCTTTGGCCACCGTGGCCTACGCCGTCGCCGCCGGGGTGTGGATCGGCGACGACGGCGCGTGGACCGAGTCGTTCAGCTGGGTGCCGGCGCTGGGGCTCGAGATGGACTTCCGCCTGGACGGCTTCGGCGTGTTGATGCTGATGGTCATCGGGGTGGTCGGGGTGGCGGTCTTCGCCTACTCGGCCGGCTACTTCCACGGCACCACCCGCACGACGCGCACGGCGACCAGCCTCCTGGCCTTCGCCGGGGCCATGGTCGGCTTGGTGGTGTCCGACAACGTGTTGCTCCTGTTCCTCTTCTGGGAGCTCACCTCGGTCACCTCGTTCCTGTTGATCGGGACGAAGGACGAAGAGCTCGGGTCGCGCTCGGCCGCGCAGCACGCCCTGCTGGTCACCGGGGGCGGCGGGCTGGCCATGCTCGGCGGGCTCGTGCTCGTCGCGCAGTCCGCCGGCAGCTACGACCTGAGCGCCTGGGTGGCCTCACCCCCGAGCGGCACCACGGTGACGGTCGGCGTGGGACTCATCCTGGTGGGAGCGCTGACGAAGTCGGCCCAGGTGCCGTTCCACAGCTGGCTCCCGGGGGCCATGGCCGCCCCCACCCCCATCAGCGCGTTCCTCCACTCCGCGACCATGGTCAAGGCAGGGGTCTTCCTCGTCGCCCGGCTCGCTCCCGCGTTCGCCGACCTCGGGGTGTGGCGCTGGATGGTGCTCGGCGCCGGGGCGGGCTCGCTCCTGCTCGGCGGGTACCGCGCCCTGCGCCAGCACGACCTGAAGCTCGTCCTCGCTTACGGCACGATCAGTCAGCTGGGCCTGCTCATGATCCTGTTCGGCGCCGGGACCGAGGAGACCACCCTCGCCGGGTGCGTCCTGCTCGTCGCCCACGCCGCCTTCAAGGCGTCGCTGTTCCTGACCGTCGGGGTCGTCGACCACCAGACCCACACCCGGGACCTCCGGGTCCTCGACGGCCTCGGTCGGCGCTGGCCGGTGGTGGCGGGCGCGGCCGCCCTCGCCGCGGCGTCGATGGCGGGCCTCCCCCCCCTCCTCGGCTTCATCTCGAAGGAGTTGGCCCTCAAGGGACTCCTCGAGGACGCCGCGCCGGCCGGCGCCGTGCTGCTCGTCGTCCTGGTCGTCGGCTCGACGTTCACCGTGGCCTACAGCGCCCGCTTCGTCTGGGGGGCGTTCGGCCCCGCCGAGGGCGACGGCGTCCACGCCGACGACGCCCCGCGGGAGGTGACGGGTGCCGACGCCCCGCACCCGTCCAAGGCGTTCGCCGCGGCGCCGGTGGTGCTCGGCGTGCTCGGCCTGGTGCTGGGGCTCGTGCCTGCCCTGTTGAACGGTCTGGTCGGCGCGGCGGTCCGGGCCCTCGGCTTCCCGGAGGCGGACGTCTCCATCCACCTCTGGGCGGGGGTCAACGCCGCGCTCGGGCTGTCGGTCCTCATCATCGGTCTCGGGGCGGTGCTGTTCATCGCCCGCCGCACCGTGGAGCGCGGGCAGGCCTCCGTCCCGCCGCTCCCCAGCGCCTTCGGCGCCTACGAGCACGTGATCCGGGGGGTGCTGCGGGGTGCGGAGCGCCTGACGGGGGTCACCCAGAGCGGGTCGCTGCCCGTCTACCTCGGCGTGATCCTGCTCACGGCCGTGGCCCTCCCCGTCCTGCCGATGCTCTCGGCCGGTGGGCCCGACGAGTGGCCGGCGCTCGTCGACTCGCCCCTGCAGCTGGTGCTGGGGTTCGTGATGGTCGTCGCCGCCCTGGCCGCGACGGTCACCCGTCGGCGCTTCGTGGCGGTCCTCCTCCTCGGGGCGGTGGGCTACGCCATGGTGGGGATGTTCCTCGTCCAGGGCGCTCCCGACCTCGCCCTCACCCAGGTCCTCATCGAGACGCTGGGGATCGCCGCCTTCGTCCTGGTGCTGCGCCACCTCCCGGAGGGCTTCCCCAGGACCATGACCCCCGGTCGCAGGCTCGTCCCGGCCGTCATCGGCGTCATCGTCGCCGCGTTCGTGTTCGTGTTCCTCATCACGACCGGAGCCCTGCGCGACACGACCCTCACCCCTGACCGGGCCGCCGAGGACGTCGCCGCCGGCACGGCGTCGGTGAGCGAGGAGTTCCTGGTGCGCTCCGAACCCGAGGCGCACGGGCTCAACGTCGTCAACGTCATCATCGTCGACTTCCGCGGCTTCGACACCATGGGGGAGATCACGGTGCTCGTGGTGGCGAGCTTGGGCGTGATCGGCCTCGTGAGGGCCGGGCGGCGACGGTTCGCGCAGGACGACGGTGATCACGCCGCCGACGAGGTCGCCCGCGTGCCCACGGCGACAGCGACGGAGGAGGCCCGGTGA
- a CDS encoding DUF4244 domain-containing protein, which produces MTTLVVRAHVALFLALADRPTAREGDRGQATAEYALVLLGAAGIALLLVAWATKSGAVGKLFDTVVNDIIGKVR; this is translated from the coding sequence ATGACCACACTGGTCGTCCGGGCCCACGTGGCCCTGTTCCTCGCCCTGGCCGATCGCCCCACCGCCCGAGAGGGCGACCGGGGTCAGGCCACGGCCGAGTACGCCCTCGTGCTCCTCGGCGCGGCGGGCATCGCACTGCTCCTCGTGGCGTGGGCCACCAAGTCCGGTGCGGTGGGCAAGCTCTTCGACACCGTCGTCAACGACATCATCGGCAAGGTGCGGTGA